In Procambarus clarkii isolate CNS0578487 chromosome 38, FALCON_Pclarkii_2.0, whole genome shotgun sequence, the genomic window gaatttccctgggcagcaaggatatgtcgaatatcgtcgtggcagtcgcgcaggtcccgaacaccggtcgcaacatggggcgagagcagaatagtgccaacactggcattcaactgagcgttcttcgagacccaaacaggggtctcgccaaggcaggataaggcagccaagcgggaagcagcatcccgaGAAAGAGcaacaacgacacgtgtaccgagacgagtggggttgaaagtaatggaggcatccacggaatcaacgagatgtcgatggagggagaaatcgtcaggaggcgcagaatcaagagggaggagatcaaaatatttggcccacgaagcgggaccaaacaaggcttgataggtagcagaactggaaggaatcgagcgagggcggccgtgacgaggacggcggtgaaaacccccagagaaaggggttaaaaggcgcagtagttacaactaaaggagccgcgccaggggacgaggtagtcaccactgacggcatggggctcgacccaaccacagaggagggaggagagccaggggagggagtcagagaggccaaaggaggagcaaggtcggggcccaatgcagcggaggctacagagcccggtcttccaacatggACTGACTGGGTCtttgtcgcccaccccacgagcctgagaaggtaaatcaGAAActgccgaaacaggggtcatcatcattacgtaaaataaaattcattcacgaatgtgcccccacacccaccatggagccacaattagaggcaggacacccaacaagaagctatccccgatcttgccggggcctcctaggggtgcgtcgtgagtatacgccccacaaacgccaccttaagaaaccgacagtccgagatcgggttcagtgacgagagggggattgacaataaaatgttcccctcgctctcgacgtcgggtactacagttctacggttgcaagagtatgcctcctcaagcacccgggcgtcaaaatggaagtccaagggaagaaccagaacaagcaaaaggtctgcagaaaacggcaagcagataggagaagaggagggggagaaaaAACGAAACGGAAGTAAAAGGTGCCCAgcaaaattggagaggacggcagcaggagcacaaggctcgaaagggacagaggactgtcccaaggagcatcacactccggcagccgcccactaagcccccacacggcaacaacgagccgaGCAGGGAGGGGGGGTCAAGTAAACAAAATTGCTGGGAATCTAGCCAAGCAACATTCTATACTATCAACAAGATGTAAAGGATTGAATGATTCCAGAGCCGTATGATCAGCCACTAAGAggcaaaaaatattgaaaaacaaaaATGCAGCCATTTCTATTGAAGATGTTACCCTCCATGGTACATTGTATTTACATTTGGTCTGTAAAGGCAATTGAGTAGCTATTATCAGATTTAAACCCCATCTGTGAATTATGCAACACAAGTGTGTTAAGATAAATCGTAAGGTAATGCTTATTTCCAGAAAATTTGTACCTTATGACTGCAGTGGTGTACACCCAGCATTGGTTTTCGCCCTAAATAAGGGCCAAAGTACCTCGTGTCGGGCTTTTAAAGTTTAGTAGCAGTTCAGATATCGTGTATGGCGACATAATGTCTGGTAACACTTTGTATACACCTGTACTGTATAACCCTGGATGGCACTCCCGACCGTCTTAGCGGGAGAGTATAAAAGGGCAGTGAGAAAAAGGTCACTGATGGCATGACAGTCCCGAACGGTTCTGATAAGGGTTGTTACTGGGAGTGAGAGGGAAGTTCAAGCCCATAGTTTACCCTATCACATACAGTGTGACCAAGACTACTGCTACCCCTCCTGCCTGTCAAGGAAGGAGGCGATTGGCTCTTTTCTTATATTGCCTGATAGGGGTTAAAGTTAAATGAATGCGTTTGGGGAAGACTGCCACCGCTCTAAACACCCTAATGAGAACAGATTGCCTTACAGTCTGTTCAGCGCTATCTCCCGACCTCTAGCTGGTAGGGGAAGGCAGCCTATCAGAACTTACGCTATCTAACCAGACTGTCGAAAAACTGTTAAGGTGTCCACATTGACACATTATCCCCTTTGCCGCCCCTCACACTTTTCTCTACCACATTTGTAAGATGGGCGGTGTTTACGACCTTCAGAGAAATAAAACAGATAATGCGTTTATAGCATTTATATTACTACACAATAGAATCTTATTCTCTTTAGAATTAATTTGTATCAATCGATAAAGTTTGAAGTTTAAACCATTGATTTAGTATTACAATATTGAGAACTGATGGGGAACAACTATTGAGCGTAGAAGCGTGGAGCCTCACAGATGACGCGCctcaggtggaaacaggaggagtCGTGCCAAGTGACACCATCGTTGTACAGTTTGTTTAACACCGCCAGACAGTCTTCATTGCCTTCATCGTTGTCTGGCTGTGGCAGTCCTCGCCTGGGGAAGACAAGTGGTTCTCAAGGCCATGATCTTTACCAGTTAACACCAATAGTTTTGTTTACGGTCAACAAACCAGTTCTCACCTGCCGGTGCTAGACCAGTTAGAGTAGGGAGAGGAAGTGCCAGATAACCACGACCAAGACCTCGAGTTACGTTTGTTGCCGCTCGTCCAGATGTCGCTGATGTAGTCTGAAATTATACCATTTTCATTACGTCCAAGTTAGTCACTCAAAGCCTAGTTAAACACCCAGACCAGCTTTTCAACTTACGTGTAATCATATAGTTGGAAATTAACTCTTGCTTCCTGTGACTTTCAATACTGACGGCCTGGAAACCGTTGCCAAGCCCAGAGCAGTAATAGGTTGCTTGCTCCCAGGTGTAGAGTCGACCAGAGTCGTGACACCATGAGAAGTGGTATGCTCTGCCGTCCACTACCTCGTCAACCTGACAAGTTACAACACAAATTATGTTAAGGCTCATTTTAATTACCAATTGACCTTAAATACGTCAATGAGAACGGAAAATAAAACTTCTTACCAGGGGTTTAGCAGCATGGTTGCATAAAGATGAAGTTGGACGGAAGGTAAAGGGAGTCAATAGTGGAGATACTTGTTGAGGAATAAAGACCCGAGGCTGGCTTGGTAGTTGTGGCTGAACAAACACAGGTTgttgtgctggtagttgtgggaaGGGTTGCTGGGGTTGAGGAGGTTGGGTGGGGCCGCCTTCAGGTACCAAGAGGTTTCCACTTGAGGTAACGAATGGCCTGTCAGTGGCTCCCAAGATGGCGGGAGCAGCGTTGTTATTAACGAAGTATTGGGCCCAGGATGGCATCACTGCCGCCACCATCACCAGAAATATTATGGCAGCCATCTGTAATGAGTATTtattaaatctatataaataaaaatggaaatgatcGTTTGTTCAAGACCACTAATCTCTGAAATTTCTTCACCAATGGCTTTGAAATTCTCACAAAACTACCCATAAGCATCCGAACAGGTTTTTATACACAAATATCAAATCCTACCGTAAAAAGTTTTGAAAGAGACTTTCGTGATAGGGAAATCTTAAAACCCTCTACCAATTGCTTTTATATTTTGacagttgcatttgaataggtgtGCGTTTATATATCAACTATATAGATGGCACATCTGTGACTGGTAAAAACTTctctaaacagcgccatctgtctcATGTAAGTGCTCCACAAGTTCAACTatttgttacaattccatttcaatgtctgcaattgcattgatgaattgaattttTAGAGATCAATTTATTTACTTTCATTctattattttgtatgacattgcattgaaagagCAGCGTTTACCATACCGTTGATTTTGGTTTATTTTCCTATCGTTTATAACTTATCaccgataggaacatcagatcatttgggaatgcatcgggcgAGGTAGTGGGGGAATGAAGGGAAAGACGAGGAGGAATGGAAAGTACAAAGGAACAGGagtgggggagtaagagggggaCAGGATGACTGtggtaggacgaggggatggtggagtgggaaggacacaaggatgagaggacagTGGAGGTAGTAATAGTGggagaggactgggagacgggAAATTTACCATGGCTTAGAAACGCACAAGAGTTTAAGAGCCACAACGTGTGGCCGGGAATAGTTATTAATACAAACGCAAGTCATTTCAATTTAGGGTGTGAAGTGGAAGTTTAGTGGGACCGAGAAGTTTAGGATTTAAAACTATCGTTaagttgcaagaaaaaaaaataactttGAAGTTAAATAATTTTGCAAGACTAGCAATGTATATGCTACCGTTAAGTTTAATAGGTATATTTTAGACAAGATGTTAATAGTGAAGTTTCACAAATAATGTATTGCTTGACAATACCCATCCAATGTTTAAAGTAATTACCTTTTATCGAAGGCTAACGTAAACGATGAGTCTGCTATTTCATCAAGAAGTTTTCATTGACAGGTTCATCACTATTACAATAATCAATGTTACACACCTGGTCTCCGGTATGTGAAATTACAAGAGCACGTTTAAGGCAGAGTATACCTCACTGGAGGCGAGTTGTGATCCCACCGGCACGACCACCGGAAATTTGTTGTATTAAAAGTGAATGGAAGGCAATCTGTTGACGGATTAGTTCCGTTCTTTATGCACAATTTATTAAACTTTGAGCGTTTCATCAAGTACTAAGCAAGGATTCACAAGTGTTTTTTTAATAGAAAGTTATGGATGCAAGGGAGAGATTGGTATACGTAATATTTATAGCGTCAATAAAATTTGTGTAGACTGCCAAGTCATTCCTATAGTTTAAATTTAATGTAATTTAGATACAAGGTTTAACCGAAATCAGTAGGAACAGGAGTGGTATACCTGAAGGTGCTACATTAAATTACAAATGTTTTTACAGTTTTTCCTTGCAATACCCGTTACTCAAACTAGTCTGCAACTTACGACGCCTATCCGAACTAAGAAGAGTAAGGTTTTAACTGCTCCAGTGACGAACAGTTTGGAATGTAATGACCGAGCAAAGTCATTAATTAAACTTTGTTATGGATAGTTAGGAGTTTCATTTGCAAGTAACAATTATAGTAGCTTCCAAGTGAAATGCATGAATTTCATTAAGTGAACAGTATCCAAACCACTTCATCCTCTACAAGTAAGCTCAAAGAGCAAGGAAAGTTTAGTTCTATTTCGGAACCAAAATATAACTTAAAATTTTAGAAAAACAAACTAAATATTcatatttaaaatttaattttattaagtTAAGAGCAGTTTAGCAGGATATGAATTTAGAGGTTATTATCCACGTAGGTACCTACATCTATAAGATGCCATGGATTTGTTTAGCAATGTTATACTAATTAAGTGCATAATCTAGCCAATTGACAAAGACTTAACTTTATCAAGACGTCACTTTTGTGGATGTCATAATCTAGAAAACAATTCTTACAAAGATTATGAAACATTTAACTGTACAACGTCTAATACTTTATTACCAATAATACTTAATTATTACCAataatacttaacataatagcacAAACCTTCACTATAATAGGGCGTCTTACTGTAGAGGTGAGGAGGTAACTGACACACCTCGGCGCCAACTCCCACTCTTATACTCACCACACTGCTTCTCATTGGTTAATAAAGTCTGCAGCAACAGTTCCTTCCTGGCTTGTAATTGGCTACTCCTCAACAGGGGTCCAAGATGCTACTTTCTCTTGACGCTACGACCATAACATGCAAGTGGCCAGATGCCGTCGCCAGAAGTGGCCATTGACAATATCAACAATGCAGGCAAGGGCCATTTAACCCCATAACTAACCGAACATTACTTGACCTCCTTCACTGTTatgtttattttgtttatttattgtttaaaaatttattatttatcgtCATTTACCTTATTGTTAGTTACAACATAGAGATGGagaagagagggatgagaggaagACTTGCGCTCCCAAGACAGACACTCACAGTATATTTAGCACTAATGTAAAAACTTTTACTTGAACTAAAATGCTTATAAAAGGTTCCCATACCAAGGagaaataataagtttacagttgTAAAGTTCCTCTAGTAGTGTGAACTATATTGAAGATGAATTGTCTgttcaaatattattataatataagagGGGAAGGTCTCCTTCATCCATCATCTTTACTGATCCCCCAGATATGTCACCCCCcatgtttttttctttttattttgtaaACACAAATACTACATAATAGAAAAGCATGAACATCATCATTCACATTTATAAGGCAAGAAACACATGAACAAAACTCAAGAGCagtaaaacaaacacacaaacaaaactcAAGAGCagtaaaacaaacacacaaacaaaagtcGTACAATACACATAAAATGGAAACCTAAACATAGGTAACATTTAAACACAGTCTGACAAGAGAAAGCACCAGAGCACTATAACCCAACATAACCAGGCAAGAAACACGAACAAAATTAACCGTATCTCACAGCACATCAAAACAGGTAAATAAAGCAACACAAAtcaagaaccacacacacagttaatCATCATTATATTTATCCGGAAATAGACGACGAGGGTACTTCTTCCTGAAGGCATCCCACCGAGCCCACACCTCCGCAGACAAGGAAACGTAACGACGCGATCCCCGCGGTCGATACATGAAGTACTTCCGCCCCCTCCACGGGGGCGGAAGTCACGGGAAGAGGCCACACAGAGCTCAGCTGCACCGGCGGTGGAACCACGAGAGGCTGGAGCACAGAAGCTGGCCCTACAGAGGGCAGCAGCAAAACAGGCACAGTCGCAGGGGACAAAATCACAGAGGGCGATGACACAGACGCTGACACCACAAGGGGGTGGAGTAACAAAGGGCGGCTGAGAAGTGGGCAGCAGCGCAGCAGTTGGCAGCACTGAGGACAGACGCACGGAGGGCACAGACAAGGACGCTAGAGGCATGGGGGTCGCAAGAACAGAATCTTTCTTAAGAACCATCACCAAGTCCCCTCCCTCTACCGCAACCGCGGCCGGCGCCACAACCGCCCAACCCGGGGGAACCAGCaaccagggatgcagaggcagctgGAGAAGACACAGGATCAGATGACAATCCCACCACAGGACCCATCACCACCGCAGTGCAGCCCACAGAAGCCGCAGGCACCCCAACATCATTGCCCACATCACCATCCAAAGAAAACGAACTCCCAGAGTCACAAAAATTCCTGACGTCGACCCAGGTCTCACCACGAGGCGGAGACAGACTCGAAGCTCGCCGAAATCGCTTGGATACAGGTCGTCGGAACTATCTCCCCCGCTAAGAGGCACCGCAGTAGAACCTCTGGTCGGCCGCACAACTCCAGACAGTGCACGATCACTCTACATCACAGCCTCAACAACCCGGGGAAGAGGACCACACACCGAGGGAGACATCACCGCATGCACGTCAACATGGGCCGAAGACACATCTTCCGGACACAGTGCACGGCCGGGCCGCATCCTCGATGACTGGGGGCActagaccacacacaccacaggagacacaaCTGGAGACTTGACTGGAGATGAGGGCAGGCGGGCATGGCTGAGGCAGGGGAGCCGGGGATGCACTAACTACCACCCCGACACTCACATCCCCAGCCACATGTAGGCTGGCATTTGAGAAGGCAACGGGGCACCAGACGACCGGGAAGCATCATTCATCACAGCAGCACCTGGTGACAGGTCCGGGACTGCCAACGGGGCAAAGTCTTCCTCCCTAAAAAAATTCAGAGGGCCAACCCGGCTTGCCCCACACCCCCAGCCTGGTGGCCCGATGGCC contains:
- the LOC138372409 gene encoding uncharacterized protein, translated to MAAIIFLVMVAAVMPSWAQYFVNNNAAPAILGATDRPFVTSSGNLLVPEGGPTQPPQPQQPFPQLPAQQPVFVQPQLPSQPRVFIPQQVSPLLTPFTFRPTSSLCNHAAKPLVDEVVDGRAYHFSWCHDSGRLYTWEQATYYCSGLGNGFQAVSIESHRKQELISNYMITHYISDIWTSGNKRNSRSWSWLSGTSSPYSNWSSTGRRGLPQPDNDEGNEDCLAVLNKLYNDGVTWHDSSCFHLRRVICEAPRFYAQ